The Vibrio chagasii genome includes a region encoding these proteins:
- a CDS encoding ArnT family glycosyltransferase, whose translation MSLNRTHLWYLLAFALVLRLLSLATYPLMDTTEARYGEMARLMIETGNWLTPQFDYGIPFWGKPPMFTWMSAVGIQLFGLNEFAVRAPHWLAGVATILLTAYMAKRVGQSALVTAVVLATCGIFSIAAGAVMTDMALTLSMTIAMLGFYLCWQGEGSDKTNRNWGYIGFIGLALGLLAKGPVAIVIMGIAVFPWLVLQHGFIGAFKVLWQRFPLLSGIGVMLAIALPWYIMAEIATPGFIDYFIVGEHFKRFVVSGWEGDLYGSAHDETRGMIWVFWLQAAAPWSIILPVLAFARRSKIAQINAENRGLFSFLVCWLISPLILFTMAGNILPAYVLPGIPALGLLVAILVVEKDKKWFSSVALVLPVLLMIAMVYLNLGKANEKSDRIIFEQITDSAPSFYVGKRPFSGQFYSHGQAKKLLDIEQLDGIDKFYLIGKRAEVETKIKENALTCILEPTVKIKRALFTCHSQNIKPNLSLSYIRSESDVQR comes from the coding sequence ATGAGCCTGAATAGAACGCACCTATGGTATTTACTGGCTTTTGCTCTGGTTTTGAGGCTTTTATCCCTAGCGACATACCCACTAATGGATACCACGGAAGCACGCTATGGTGAAATGGCTCGTTTGATGATCGAAACGGGAAATTGGTTAACTCCACAATTCGATTACGGTATTCCTTTCTGGGGCAAGCCTCCAATGTTTACTTGGATGAGTGCGGTTGGTATTCAGCTATTTGGCCTGAATGAATTTGCGGTTCGTGCACCCCATTGGCTAGCTGGTGTCGCGACGATTCTATTGACCGCTTATATGGCAAAACGAGTGGGTCAGAGCGCGTTAGTTACTGCTGTTGTATTGGCAACATGTGGAATCTTCTCGATTGCTGCTGGCGCTGTAATGACTGATATGGCGTTAACCTTGTCTATGACGATTGCGATGTTGGGGTTTTATCTGTGCTGGCAAGGAGAAGGAAGCGATAAGACCAATAGAAATTGGGGATATATCGGTTTCATTGGTTTGGCGCTAGGCTTACTTGCAAAAGGTCCTGTTGCGATTGTTATCATGGGTATCGCGGTTTTCCCCTGGTTAGTTTTACAACACGGGTTTATTGGCGCTTTCAAAGTCCTTTGGCAACGTTTCCCACTGTTATCTGGTATTGGTGTAATGCTAGCTATTGCGTTGCCGTGGTATATCATGGCTGAAATCGCGACACCAGGGTTTATTGATTATTTCATCGTTGGTGAACATTTCAAACGCTTTGTAGTAAGCGGCTGGGAAGGGGATCTTTATGGTTCTGCTCATGATGAAACGCGAGGTATGATCTGGGTATTCTGGCTTCAAGCCGCGGCACCTTGGTCGATTATTTTACCTGTTTTAGCGTTCGCTCGTCGCAGCAAAATCGCTCAAATTAACGCTGAAAATCGTGGGCTGTTTTCATTTCTGGTGTGCTGGTTAATCTCACCTCTAATTCTATTCACCATGGCAGGTAACATTCTTCCTGCTTACGTGTTACCGGGTATTCCTGCTCTTGGTTTGTTGGTTGCTATACTCGTAGTGGAAAAAGATAAGAAGTGGTTCTCGAGCGTGGCATTGGTTCTTCCAGTGTTGCTGATGATTGCGATGGTTTACTTAAACCTAGGTAAGGCGAACGAGAAGAGTGACCGTATCATCTTCGAACAGATTACGGATTCTGCGCCAAGCTTCTATGTGGGTAAGCGACCATTCTCCGGTCAGTTTTATAGCCACGGGCAAGCAAAGAAACTGCTCGATATCGAGCAACTAGATGGCATCGACAAGTTCTACTTGATTGGTAAAAGGGCAGAAGTAGAAACCAAGATAAAAGAAAATGCGCTGACCTGTATTTTGGAACCAACGGTGAAAATAAAGCGTGCTTTATTCACTTGTCACAGCCAAAACATCAAACCCAATCTGTCGTTGAGCTACATCCGAAGTGAAAGTGATGTTCAGCGTTAA
- a CDS encoding glycosyltransferase family 2 protein: protein MSELHISRPKESLSQIHPAVLLSIIVPFYNEQEVLEEFHSRLTKVLDSLSITSEIVYVDDGSKDNSLDVVSSFTSINSSISVIGLSRNFGKESAMSAGLEHCRGQAVILLDADLQDPPELIPKIIAKWREGYDVVNMQRRQRDGETWFKKFSAASFYKVMNAAAKIDVPENVGDFRLLSREVVDHINQLPERNRYMKGIFSWPGFRQATIQFNRDARFCGETKWNYLKLIGLAMDGITSFSIRPLRIATAVGGLVALSAFIYGMVIVFKTMMFGEPITGYPSMMVVQLALGGIQLLSIGLMGEYIGRIFIETKNRPLYLIQSVVVTPALKTHFKLEKSA from the coding sequence ATGTCTGAACTTCATATTAGCCGACCTAAAGAATCCCTCTCGCAGATCCACCCAGCGGTTTTGCTGTCTATCATTGTGCCTTTTTATAACGAACAAGAGGTGTTGGAAGAGTTTCATTCACGCTTAACCAAGGTGTTAGATAGCCTGTCGATTACCAGTGAGATCGTTTATGTCGATGATGGCAGTAAAGATAACAGCTTAGACGTGGTGAGCTCATTTACTTCTATCAACAGTTCTATTTCTGTTATCGGACTGAGCCGCAATTTCGGTAAAGAGTCGGCGATGAGTGCAGGCTTAGAGCATTGTCGCGGACAAGCGGTGATCTTATTAGATGCAGACTTACAAGACCCACCTGAGTTAATTCCTAAAATCATTGCCAAATGGCGTGAAGGCTATGACGTGGTCAATATGCAACGTCGCCAACGTGACGGAGAAACCTGGTTTAAGAAGTTTTCAGCGGCCAGCTTTTATAAAGTGATGAATGCAGCGGCTAAGATTGATGTTCCTGAGAATGTCGGTGACTTCCGACTGCTGAGCCGTGAAGTTGTCGACCATATTAACCAACTTCCAGAACGTAACCGCTACATGAAAGGCATTTTTTCATGGCCGGGCTTCCGCCAAGCGACCATTCAATTTAATCGTGATGCGCGTTTCTGTGGTGAGACGAAGTGGAACTACCTCAAGCTGATCGGGTTAGCAATGGATGGTATTACGTCATTCTCAATTCGACCGCTGCGTATTGCGACGGCTGTGGGTGGTTTGGTCGCGCTGAGCGCGTTTATCTACGGGATGGTTATTGTCTTCAAAACTATGATGTTTGGTGAGCCAATCACAGGATACCCATCCATGATGGTGGTTCAACTTGCCCTCGGCGGCATTCAACTTCTGAGTATCGGTTTAATGGGGGAATACATAGGTCGTATCTTCATTGAAACCAAGAATCGTCCTTTGTATTTGATCCAGTCTGTGGTTGTTACACCCGCATTAAAAACACACTTTAAACTAGAGAAATCGGCATGA